The Flavobacterium psychrotrophum region CCGCAAGTCCACCACCAAGGTTACCTGCCCAGTCTACAAACGTCCAGTACGGAGTACCTTTTAGCGAACCGTCTGCCTGTTGGTATTTGCTAAAGAAATCGAGAATGCCCCTTGCGCCCACTAATTTATCTTTTATAAAATCGTCGCCCCCACGATACATCCAGTAATCATGCAGCATACAAATGTACCATAATGAAAACGGTGGAATTATCTGTGTGCCCTTTGTAGGGAAACAGCTTTTTGTAACCCCCTCAGGCAGGCGCGAATGGTCTATCTGGGTAAGCGCATTACGCGCCAGGAGATCGTCGTGCGTGTTGTAATACGATATCATAGCCTGTATGCGGGTATCTCCTATATATTGCAATTGCTCATAATAGGGACAGTCCGTATAGGTTTCCCAGGCATTAAGACGTGCCGTACGCCAGCCAATGTCGAGTATTTGACTAATCTCTTTATCATTGCTGTTAAAAACAGCTTCCTGATTAAAGGGATAGCCTGTAAATGTGCCATAAATATCATCTATAACAAGCGGCTCATTTTTTGTTTTTACATATATCTTAAGGTAACGATACGTACGGAAGTTGAGTGTGGTAAATGACTGCCCGGTAGTTCCGGCAGAAATTAAGCTGTCCTTCCGCCCGATAAACTCTTTTCCTTCTACATTATTACGGTTGCTTTTACGGGTACCGTTAGTGCCTTTATCATATAATGTTTCGGCATATGCCAAAGAAATACCGGCATCTTTGCCGCCACTAAAATTAAAGGTCACATAAGCATTAGTCAGCACTTCATTATCCAGTAGGAATGAAGCTGTAGTATTAGCGGGAATAGTTACTGCCGTTTTCCTGGCAGGGAAATTGGCAGGTAATTTAACACCCACCTCAGTGCGGAGTTTGGCAATACGCTGGTAGGTCATTTCACGTGCAGGTAGTATAGAAGGTACAAGCGCCCAGTCTAAACCCCATGCCATACCCTTTGGCCTGCCGTCTGCTATTTTATTGGCCTGTGGCCAGGCAGTGTCATCAAAATCTTTAGCTTCCCAGTTGTCTTTAACAGTAAGGTTCATATCAACAAACTGGCCTTTACTTGCTGCGAAAAAATATCCGGGAATAGGCTGATACCCTATATCGCGCTTGCATTTCCAGCTGCCGTTTGTATTAAGCACTTCTTCCGAGGCTGAACTACCCTGTAACACAAATCCCGTACGGAAACTAATTTGTGCTTCGGGGCGATACTCGGCTTCGTTCCAAACTAAAGCCGCTATGCTATTTTTTCCTGCTGTAAGATATGGAGCAAGATCTACGGTTTCATAATTCCAAGAATAGCTATCGCCACGGGCAGGGCCAAGAGATACAAGCACACCATTTACATACAGCTTATAGCGGTTATCTGCGGATACATATACGGTAAAGGCCGATGGTTTTGCATTAAACTCAATGCTCTTGCGAAAGTAATATATCCCATACTCATTCCCCGTCATATTTGGTGCGGCTATCCATTCGGCGTTCCATTGCCTTGCAGGTTGTGCATTAGACTGGCTGTAAGCAGCTGTTTCAAAACATATAATTAGTGCTATGAAAATATTGGTAAGAAACTGTTTCATATTGTGAATTATGTAAAACGTTTTAGCAAATATAGTAAGATTAGCAAAAATGTAATAATCGTTTTACTTGAGCATCCTGTAGTGTCCTGTCTGTATGTAATATGTAAAAAGTGTCTCTGCCTTTAAATCAAAATAGCATAGTGACTGAGAGAAGGCTTGTACTCGCTTTAGGGCAAATCCGCTTACTTCGCAGTAATGTTAAGCCCAGCATGTTGCAGACCTTTTGGTTTTATAATGATAAATCTCCTGTCTTCAGTCTTTGCTTTCATGTGATACATGTAGGCCATTGTCTTTAAGGTTCCGTTAATAACGACGACAGTATTCCCGAACCCCTCAATCTTAAATCTGTAAATCCTAAAGATTTTGGTATTGATCCAATACTATTTTAAGCAGTCTTTTCCAAAACAAAAAGTCCCCTTCATCTTTGATGAAGGGGACTCTAAAAAAAGGCGATGACATACTCTCCCACAAAATGCAGTACCATCTGCGCAGGCGGGCTTAACTTCTCTGTTCGGGATGGGAAGAGGTGAGCCCCGCCGCAATAATCACCTTAAAAGGTTCATTGCTTTGGGCAATGCGTTTATTGATGATGCTGTAGTATAACAACATTCAACCATAAACCAATATCTTAACATACTGAGATAAAAATTCAAGTACTATTTTTTAGAAAGTTCTCCCTGCCCCTTGCGGGGCAGGAAAGACGTACATAAGCTAACGGGTTATTAGTACTACTCGACTATGACATTACTGCCTTTACATCTATAGCCTATCAACGTGGTCATCTTCCACGACCCTTAAAAGAAATCTCATCTTGTGGTGGGTTTCGCGCTTATATGCTTTCAGCGCTTATCCCTTCCCGACGTAGCTACTCTGCGGTGCTCCTGGCGGAACAACAGATACACTAGAGGTCAGTCCAACTCGGTCCTCTCGTACTAGAATCAGATCCACTCAAATTTCTAACGCCCGCAGTAGATAGAGACCGAACTGTCTCACGACGTTCTGAACCCAGCTCGCGTGCCACTTTAATGGGCGAACAGCCCAACCCTTGGGACCTTCTCCAGCCCCAGGATGTGACGAGCCGACATCGAGGTGCCAAACCCCCCGTCGATATGAGCTCTTGGGGGAGATCAGCCTGTTATCCCCGGCGTACCTTTTATCCTTTGAGCGATGGCCCTTCCATGCGGAACCACCGGATCACTATGCTCTACTTTCGTACCTGATCGACCTGTATGTCTCTCAGTCAAGCTCCCTTATGCCATTGCACTCTACGCACGGTTACCAAGCGTGCTGAGGGAACCTTTAGAAGCCTCCGTTACTCTTTTGGAGGCGACCACCCCAGTCAAACTACCCACCAAGCAATGTCCCCCACAATATGGGGTTAGGCCTCAGATAACCAAAGGGTGGTATTTCAACAATGACTCCACAACGCCTAGCGACGCCACTTCATAGTCTCCCACCTATCCTACACATCAATTATCCAAGGTCAATACTAAGCTATAGTAAAGGTGCACAGGGTCTTTTCGTCCCACTGCGGGTAATCGGCATCTTCACCGATACTACAATTTCACCGAGCTCATGGCTGAGACAGTGTCCAGATCGTTACACCATTCGTGCAGGTCGGAACTTACCCGACAAGGAATTTCGCTACCTTAGGACCGTTATAGTTACGGCCGCCGTTTACTGGGGCTTCAATTCAATGCTTCTCCGAAAATAACATCTCCTCTTAACCTTCCAGCACCGGGCAGGTGTCAGGCCCTATACTTCATCTTACGATTTTGCAGAGCCCTGTGTTTTTGATAAACAGTCGCCTGGACCTTTTCACTGCGGCCAGCATTGCTGCTGGCGACCTTTCTCCCGAAGTTACAGGTCTATTTTGCCTAATTCCTTAGCCATGAATCTCTCGAGCGCCTTAGGATACTCTCCTCGACTACCTGTGTCGGTTTACGGTACGGGTTCTTATAATCTAAGTTTAGAGGTTTTTCTTGGAAGCCCTTAGGCACACTATCACTTTGCCCGAAGGCTCCGTGTACTATCGTATTTCACCAGGATCTGCGCATTTGACTACAAATCCTATAGTTAGGTACTTCAACGAACTATTCCGTCAGTTCGCGGTGCTTTCATCACTCCGTCGCCCCATCACAATTATAAGAAGTACGGGAATATTAACCCGTTGGCCATCGACTGTTCCTTTCGGATTCGCCTTAGGTCCCGACTAACCCTCAGCTGATTAGCATAGCTGAGGAAACCTTAGTCTTACGGCGGGGGTGTTTCTCGCACCCCTTATCGTTACTTATGCCTACATTTTCTTTTCTAACCGCTCCAGCATAACTCACATTACACCTTCGACGCTGTTAGAATGCTCCCCTACCACTTGTATATAATACAAATCCATAGCTTCGGTACTATACTTATGCCCGATTATTATCCATGCTCGTCCGCTCGACTAGTGAGCTGTTACGCACTCTTTAAATGAATGGCTGCTTCCAAGCCAACATCCTAGCTGTCTGGGCAGACAAACCTCGTTTTTTCAACTTAGTATAGATTTGGGGACCTTAGCTGATGGTCTGGGTTCTTTCCCTCTCGGACATGGACCTTAGCACCCATGCCCTCACTACTGGTAATCATTTATTAGCATTCGGAGTTTGTCAGGAATTGGTAGGCGGTGAAGCCCCCGCATCCAATCAGTAGCTCTACCTCTAATAAACTAAGCCAGCGCTGCACCTAAATGCATTTCGGGGAGTACGAGCTATTTCCGAGTTTGATTGGCCTTTCACCCCTACCCACAGGTCATCCGAAGACTTTTCAACGTCAACCGGTTCGGACCTCCACTGTGTGTTACCACAGCTTCATCCTGCCCATGGGTAGATCACACGGTTTCGCGTCTACCATTACTGACTAAAGCGCCCTATTAAGACTCGCTTTCGCTACGGATCCATACCTGAAGTACTTATCCTTGCCAGCAACGGTAACTCGTAGGCTCATTATGCAAAAGGCACGCCGTCACACCACAAAGGTGCTCCGACCGCTTGTAGGCGTATGGTTTCAGGATCTATTTCACTCCGTTATTCACGGTTCTTTTCACCTTTCCCTCACGGTACTGGTTCACTATCGGTCTCTCAGGAGTATTTAGCCTTAGCGGATGGTCCCGCCAGATTCAGACAGGGTTTCACGTGCCCCGCCCTACTCAGGATACCACTATCATTTACATCTCTTACTTATACCGGGCTATCACCGTCTATGGCCCAACTTTCCAGATGGTTCTAATTCAATTTGCAACAAATGTCGTGGTCCTACAACCCCAAAATTGCCGTAACAACTTTGGTTTGGGCTATTCCGCGTTCGCTCGCCACTACTTACGGAATCACTTTTGTTTTCTTCTCCTCCGCCTACTTAGATGTTTCAGTTCAGCGGGTTTGCCCTCCTATCGGAGTAGTATGTCTTCAACATACTGGGTTGCCCCATTCGGATATCTGCGGATCAATTCGTATGTGCCAATCCCCGCAGCTTTTCGCAGCTTATCACGTCCTTCTTCGCCTCTGAGAGCCACAGGCATCCCCCATACGCCCTTATTTTGCTTATTGTACTTACGGTTGAAGTTATAATGTTGAACGTTATAAAGTTTTGCAACTTTTAAACTTTCAACTCTTAAAACATTTCAACACTTTACATGCTTTCTATATTTTTCTTGTTTTTCTTATCTCAATATGTCAATGAACTTTTTTCAATTTGAAAATTTGAAAATTCAACCATTTGAAAATAAATCTTCAAATTATCTAATCTTCAAATCGACTAATCGATTTGTGGAGAATATCGGAGTCGAACCGATGACCTCCTGCGTGCAAGGCAGGCGCTCTAGCCAGCTGAGCTAATCCCCCATTATTTGTATTGAAATTCTAAGTATCAAATCCCAAATTTCAATTAATAAGGCACTCAACCTCCAGAATTTCCTTTAATAAGTGTAAAATTAGTAGTCCCGGGCAGACTCGAACTGCCGACCCCTACATTATCAGTGTAGTACTCTAACCAGCTGAGCTACGAGACTATATAGTATCCTCTTTTACTCCTTATTATATTATTTGAACTAACAGCGAGAGTAAGATGTATCCATCTTTACTTCTTTAATTTTACCTAACGGTCGTGTCTCTAGAAAGGAGGTGTTCCAGCCGCACCTTCCGGTACGGCTACCTTGTTACGACTTAGCCCCAGTTACCAGTTTTACCCTAGGCAGCTCCTTGCGGTCACCGACTTCAGGTACCCCCAGCTTCCATGGCTTGACGGGCGGTGTGTACAAGGCCCGGGAACGTATTCACCGGATCATGGCTGATATCCGATTACTAGCGATTCCAGCTTCATGGAGTCGGGTTGCAGACTCCAATCCGAACTGAGACAGGCTTTATAGATTCGCTCCTCCTTGCGAAGTGGCTGCTCTCTGTACCTGCCATTGTAGCACGTGTGTAGCCCAGGACGTAAGGGCCGTGATGATTTGACGTCATCCCCACCTTCCTCACGGTTTGCACCGGCAGTCTCGTTAGAGTTCCCGACATGACTCGCTGGCAACTAACGACAGGGGTTGCGCTCGTTATAGGACTTAACCTGACACCTCACGGCACGAGCTGACGACAACCATGCAGCACCTTGTAAAGTGTCCGAAGAAAAAACTGTTTCCAGTCCTGTCACTCTACATTTAAGCCCTGGTAAGGTTCCTCGCGTATCATCGAATTAAACCACATGCTCCACCGCTTGTGCGGGCCCCCGTCAATTCCTTTGAGTTTCAGGCTTGCGCCCGTACTCCCCAGGTGGGATACTTATCACTTTCGCTTAGCCACTCAGTCTTACGACCAAACAGCTAGTATCCATCGTTTACGGCGTGGACTACCAGGGTATCTAATCCTGTTCGCTCCCCACGCTTTCGTCCATCAGCGTCAATCCATTGTTAGTAACCTGCCTTCGCAATTGGTAT contains the following coding sequences:
- a CDS encoding alpha-L-rhamnosidase-related protein, with the protein product MKQFLTNIFIALIICFETAAYSQSNAQPARQWNAEWIAAPNMTGNEYGIYYFRKSIEFNAKPSAFTVYVSADNRYKLYVNGVLVSLGPARGDSYSWNYETVDLAPYLTAGKNSIAALVWNEAEYRPEAQISFRTGFVLQGSSASEEVLNTNGSWKCKRDIGYQPIPGYFFAASKGQFVDMNLTVKDNWEAKDFDDTAWPQANKIADGRPKGMAWGLDWALVPSILPAREMTYQRIAKLRTEVGVKLPANFPARKTAVTIPANTTASFLLDNEVLTNAYVTFNFSGGKDAGISLAYAETLYDKGTNGTRKSNRNNVEGKEFIGRKDSLISAGTTGQSFTTLNFRTYRYLKIYVKTKNEPLVIDDIYGTFTGYPFNQEAVFNSNDKEISQILDIGWRTARLNAWETYTDCPYYEQLQYIGDTRIQAMISYYNTHDDLLARNALTQIDHSRLPEGVTKSCFPTKGTQIIPPFSLWYICMLHDYWMYRGGDDFIKDKLVGARGILDFFSKYQQADGSLKGTPYWTFVDWAGNLGGGLAGSDGSAAIYDLQLLWAYQVAAEMEAKLGMQDYATLYGQKAAQLKATIERKYWNASKRLYADTVEKTGYSQHVNALAILTGLVSEANMNDVANGMLNDKNLTQCTVYFKYYLNQALVKAGRGDDYNKWLGIWRENIAMGLTTWAEDSSLQTVRSECHAWGSSPNIEFYRTVLGIDSDAPGFAKVKVAPHLGILTKVSGSIPHPEGKVAVAYSLEGKKWKVSISLPAKTSGTFIWKGKTYPLKPGDNAMEL